One genomic window of Actinoalloteichus hoggarensis includes the following:
- the aroA gene encoding 3-phosphoshikimate 1-carboxyvinyltransferase, translated as MTQAWPAPVVEHPVNATVGVPGSKSMTNRALLLAALADSESVLHAPLRSRDTLLMAQALRSLGTDITDVPAGAGAVAGWRVRPGSWRGPLEVDCGLAGTVMRFLPPAAVLVDGDVRFDGDAYARKRPMSTVLTALHDLGARITGDRMPFTVHGTGALRGGAVVLDASSSSQFISGLLLSGARYAEGVTVRHQGAPVPSLPHIAMTVSMLREIGVEVDDGTPDVWRVLPGPVAGREWAIEPDLSNATPFLAAAAATGGSVTVPGWPSHTDQAGDAVRDILTKMGCAVTVEADALTVSAPGRLSGIDIDLHDVGELSPTVAALAALAEGPSRLRGIAHLRHHETDRLAALSTEINRLGGAAAETDDGLTIEPRPLHGGAWRSYADHRMATAGAVLGLVVPGVTVDDIDTTNKTIPDFPGMWAAMLAGPDTAGSSRKDVEGV; from the coding sequence ATGACCCAGGCATGGCCCGCTCCCGTAGTCGAACACCCGGTCAATGCCACCGTCGGTGTGCCCGGCTCCAAGTCGATGACCAACCGCGCGCTGCTGCTGGCCGCGCTCGCCGACTCGGAGTCGGTGCTGCACGCGCCGCTGCGCAGTCGCGACACGCTTCTGATGGCACAGGCACTGCGCTCCCTCGGAACCGACATCACCGACGTCCCCGCCGGGGCGGGCGCGGTCGCGGGCTGGCGGGTGCGTCCCGGCTCGTGGCGAGGGCCGCTCGAGGTGGACTGTGGTCTTGCGGGCACCGTCATGCGCTTTCTGCCGCCCGCGGCGGTGCTCGTCGACGGCGACGTCCGGTTCGACGGCGACGCCTACGCCAGGAAGCGGCCGATGTCCACGGTCCTGACCGCGCTGCACGATCTGGGCGCGCGGATCACCGGCGATCGGATGCCCTTCACGGTGCACGGCACCGGCGCCCTGCGTGGCGGCGCGGTCGTGCTGGACGCCTCGTCGTCCTCGCAGTTCATCTCCGGCCTGCTGCTCTCCGGCGCGCGGTACGCCGAGGGGGTGACCGTCCGACATCAGGGGGCTCCGGTGCCCTCCCTCCCCCACATCGCGATGACCGTCTCGATGCTGCGGGAGATCGGCGTCGAGGTGGACGACGGCACGCCCGACGTGTGGCGTGTCCTGCCCGGTCCCGTCGCGGGCCGGGAATGGGCGATCGAGCCCGACCTGTCCAACGCGACCCCGTTCCTGGCCGCCGCCGCGGCGACGGGCGGATCGGTGACCGTGCCGGGCTGGCCCTCGCACACCGACCAGGCAGGCGACGCGGTGCGCGACATCCTCACGAAGATGGGCTGCGCGGTGACCGTCGAGGCCGATGCGCTGACCGTGTCGGCGCCGGGAAGGCTGTCCGGCATCGACATCGACCTGCATGACGTCGGGGAGCTCTCCCCCACCGTCGCCGCGCTGGCCGCCTTGGCCGAGGGGCCGAGCAGGCTGCGGGGCATCGCGCATCTGCGGCACCACGAGACGGACCGGCTGGCCGCGTTGTCCACCGAGATCAACCGGCTGGGCGGTGCCGCGGCGGAGACGGACGACGGCCTGACCATCGAGCCGCGTCCGCTGCACGGCGGCGCATGGCGGTCCTACGCCGACCACCGGATGGCGACCGCGGGGGCGGTGCTGGGTCTGGTGGTGCCCGGTGTGACGGTCGACGACATCGACACGACGAACAAGACGATCCCCGACTTCCCCGGCATGTGGGCGGCGATGCTGGCAGGCCCCGACACGGCGGGATCGTCCCGGAAGGATGTGGAGGGGGTGTGA
- the rsgA gene encoding ribosome small subunit-dependent GTPase A: MSRQGWHSLDESDIRVRPNRRGTRPRSKRRPDHAGASQAMVVAVAKGRWTCALERDPRRLVTAMRARELGRTPVVVGDLVELVGDTTGVAGSLARIVRVAERTSVLRRTADDTDPYERVVVANAGKLIIVSALADPPPRTGFIDRCLVAAFAGGLSPVLCLTKADLAAPDRLTALYAELSVPVVVTRADTEPAELRAELADDVSAMIGHSGVGKSTLVNRLVPDAGRATAAVSAVGKGRHTSTSAVALPLADGGWVVDTPGIRSFGLAHITPADVVAAFPDLHAAAEECPPNCGHLGPPEDPDCYLDRFLADGGSSPGRLDSLRRLLQSRVRPDEKFG, translated from the coding sequence GTGAGTCGGCAGGGCTGGCACTCGCTGGACGAGTCCGACATCCGGGTCCGTCCCAACCGTCGGGGCACCCGACCACGCAGCAAGCGGCGACCGGACCACGCGGGCGCCAGTCAGGCGATGGTCGTCGCCGTGGCCAAAGGGCGGTGGACGTGCGCGCTGGAGCGCGATCCTCGGCGTCTGGTCACGGCGATGCGGGCGCGAGAACTGGGACGCACGCCCGTGGTGGTCGGCGATCTCGTGGAGCTGGTGGGCGACACCACCGGCGTGGCGGGCTCGCTCGCGCGGATCGTGCGGGTCGCCGAGCGCACCAGCGTCCTACGCCGCACCGCCGACGACACCGATCCGTACGAACGGGTCGTCGTGGCCAATGCCGGGAAGCTCATCATCGTGTCGGCGTTGGCCGATCCGCCGCCGAGGACGGGATTCATCGACCGCTGCCTGGTGGCCGCGTTCGCGGGGGGCCTGTCGCCGGTGCTGTGCCTGACCAAGGCCGACCTGGCGGCGCCGGACCGACTGACGGCGTTGTACGCGGAGCTGTCGGTCCCGGTGGTGGTCACCAGGGCGGACACCGAGCCCGCCGAGCTGCGCGCCGAGCTTGCCGACGACGTGTCGGCGATGATCGGGCACTCCGGTGTGGGGAAGTCGACGTTGGTCAACCGACTGGTGCCCGACGCCGGGCGGGCGACCGCGGCGGTGAGCGCGGTCGGCAAGGGAAGGCACACGTCGACGTCGGCGGTGGCGCTGCCGTTGGCGGACGGCGGCTGGGTCGTCGACACCCCGGGCATCCGCTCGTTCGGGCTGGCGCACATCACACCGGCCGACGTGGTGGCCGCGTTCCCCGATCTGCATGCCGCGGCGGAGGAGTGTCCGCCCAACTGCGGCCATCTCGGACCGCCGGAGGACCCGGACTGTTATCTGGACCGTTTTCTCGCCGACGGGGGCTCCTCGCCGGGGCGACTGGACTCGCTGCGCCGTCTGCTTCAGTCCCGCGTTCGCCCGGACGAGAAGTTTGGATGA
- the pruA gene encoding L-glutamate gamma-semialdehyde dehydrogenase — translation MDAVTTPPAPRNEPVRSYAPGSAERASLQGRIAELEGTTHDLTQTIGGERVMAGGTRFDVVQPHDHAHVLGVSADATTEDVTAAVRAAKDAAADWAALPFDERAAVLLRAADLIAGPWRDTINAATILGQSKSAQQSEIDAACELIDFLRFNVDYARRIIAEQPASVPGVWNRMEYRPLDGFVTAITPFNFTAIAGNLPTAPALMGNTVVWKPTPTQQLAAHFTMQAFEAAGLPPGVINMVTGHGKAVSEVALTDPDFAGLHFTGSTATFKLLWRTIGENLDRYRGYPRIVGETGGKDFVVVHPSADPAPIVTALVRAAFEYQGQKCSAASRAYLPRSLWEGGLREQLADVTKTISYGDVTDFSHFGGAVIDGRAFAKHKAALDRAAATPSLEILAGGGYDDTTGYFVEPTVLVGTDAGDEVFHTEYFGPILAVYVYEDADYSQVLTQVDSGSPYALTGAVFATDRAAIEEAHRALRFAAGNFYVNDRPTGSIVGQQPFGGSRASGTNDKAGSMFNLLRWTSPRSIKETFVAPVDHRYPHMD, via the coding sequence ATGGACGCCGTCACGACCCCGCCCGCCCCGCGCAACGAGCCGGTGCGCTCCTATGCCCCCGGCTCCGCCGAGCGCGCGTCGCTGCAGGGCCGGATCGCCGAGCTGGAGGGCACCACCCACGACCTCACGCAGACCATCGGCGGCGAGCGGGTCATGGCGGGCGGCACGCGATTCGACGTCGTCCAGCCGCACGACCACGCCCACGTGCTCGGCGTGAGCGCCGACGCCACCACCGAGGACGTCACCGCCGCCGTGCGCGCCGCCAAGGACGCCGCCGCCGACTGGGCCGCCCTGCCGTTCGACGAGCGCGCCGCCGTCCTGCTCCGGGCCGCCGACCTGATCGCCGGGCCGTGGCGCGACACCATCAACGCCGCCACCATCCTCGGCCAGTCCAAGTCCGCCCAGCAGTCCGAGATCGACGCCGCCTGCGAACTGATCGACTTCCTGCGGTTCAACGTCGACTACGCCCGCCGGATCATCGCCGAGCAGCCCGCCTCCGTGCCCGGCGTCTGGAACCGGATGGAGTACCGGCCGCTCGACGGGTTCGTCACCGCCATCACGCCCTTCAACTTCACCGCGATCGCGGGCAACCTGCCCACCGCGCCCGCGCTGATGGGCAACACCGTGGTGTGGAAGCCGACGCCGACGCAGCAGCTGGCCGCCCACTTCACCATGCAGGCGTTCGAGGCGGCGGGCCTCCCGCCCGGTGTGATCAACATGGTGACCGGGCACGGCAAGGCCGTCAGCGAGGTCGCCCTCACCGACCCCGACTTCGCCGGACTGCACTTCACCGGCTCCACCGCCACCTTCAAGCTCCTGTGGCGCACGATCGGCGAGAACCTCGACCGGTACCGCGGCTACCCGAGGATCGTCGGCGAGACCGGCGGCAAGGATTTCGTCGTCGTCCACCCTTCGGCCGACCCCGCCCCCATCGTCACGGCCCTCGTCCGCGCGGCATTCGAGTACCAGGGCCAGAAGTGCTCGGCCGCCTCGCGCGCCTACCTGCCCCGGTCCCTCTGGGAGGGCGGCCTCCGCGAGCAGCTCGCGGACGTCACCAAGACCATCTCCTACGGCGACGTCACCGACTTCAGCCACTTCGGCGGCGCCGTCATCGACGGCCGTGCCTTCGCGAAGCACAAGGCCGCCCTCGACCGCGCCGCGGCCACTCCGTCACTGGAGATCCTGGCGGGCGGCGGCTACGACGACACCACCGGTTACTTCGTCGAGCCCACGGTCCTCGTCGGCACCGACGCCGGCGACGAGGTCTTCCACACCGAGTACTTCGGTCCCATCCTCGCCGTGTACGTCTACGAGGACGCCGACTACTCGCAGGTGCTGACGCAGGTCGACTCCGGCAGTCCGTACGCCCTCACCGGCGCCGTCTTCGCGACCGACCGCGCCGCGATCGAGGAGGCACACCGGGCCCTGCGCTTCGCCGCGGGCAACTTCTACGTCAACGACCGGCCGACCGGCTCCATCGTCGGCCAGCAGCCCTTCGGCGGGTCGCGGGCCTCCGGCACCAACGACAAGGCGGGCTCGATGTTCAACCTGCTCCGGTGGACCAGCCCCCGGTCGATCAAGGAGACCTTCGTGGCTCCCGTCGACCACCGCTACCCCCACATGGACTGA
- a CDS encoding DUF6912 family protein, which produces MRIYVPATVAMLRGLVADDELVPVSGTAFALTPMLRESYATGSTEELEYAALMEATRGSLRLIAAELADDPKTPARRVVVAADMPEVTLRPDLDAAVVRLAGPVPLRAIAAVHVDDPDAEDAVRAAAEVIDAADLGDADAEFALGEAEDHELAWYAVQEVPFLLDLM; this is translated from the coding sequence ATGCGGATCTACGTTCCCGCGACCGTGGCGATGCTGCGCGGACTGGTGGCGGACGACGAACTCGTGCCGGTGAGCGGCACCGCGTTCGCGTTGACCCCCATGCTGCGGGAGTCGTACGCGACGGGCAGCACCGAGGAACTGGAGTACGCGGCGCTGATGGAGGCCACCAGGGGCTCCCTGCGGCTGATCGCCGCCGAACTGGCCGACGACCCCAAGACCCCGGCCCGTCGAGTCGTCGTCGCCGCCGACATGCCGGAGGTGACGCTGCGGCCCGACCTGGACGCCGCCGTCGTGCGGCTCGCCGGTCCGGTGCCGCTGCGTGCCATCGCCGCCGTGCACGTCGACGACCCCGACGCGGAGGACGCCGTGCGTGCCGCCGCCGAGGTGATCGACGCCGCCGACCTGGGCGACGCCGACGCCGAGTTCGCCCTCGGCGAAGCCGAGGACCACGAACTCGCCTGGTATGCGGTCCAAGAGGTGCCGTTCCTGCTCGACCTCATGTGA
- a CDS encoding WS/DGAT/MGAT family O-acyltransferase has product MPDRLSALDASFLYLEDPTTPMHVGTVLLFQQSRGARRRAASGGGRGADGRAGGGLEYGRIAALIEQRLPLAPRYRQKVVQVPGRLARPVWVDDPDFDLDYHLRRSALPRPGSDEQLADLVARLMSRPLDHSRPLWEAYVVEGLSGDRVALITKTHNAMVDGIAGFDIGQVILDDAPTVPRIGDELWMPEPEPGPVQLVLDAATEAVRRPGEIVENVRVAAMDVAATLRDVTQAFGGLASAVRTAARPTAQGPLNVSISIQRRYAVTRTRLADYRRIRRAHGGTVNDVILAVIAGALRNWLLSRGEVVTASSTIRAMVPVSVRDPETNPDDAAAREAAPGTEPAAEDVAGPVAGGKVSAYLVELPVGEASATLRLHHVGHAMRAHQESGQSVAAGALVRLSGFAPPTLHALGARAANSFSRRLFNVVVTNVPGPQVPLYAAGTKMVEMFPVVPLAKHQALSIGVGSYDGGVYFGLNGDRNAMFDVDVLAGMIDESLDELLGTV; this is encoded by the coding sequence ATGCCGGACCGACTCTCCGCCCTGGATGCGTCCTTCCTCTACCTGGAGGATCCGACGACTCCGATGCACGTCGGCACGGTCCTGCTCTTCCAGCAGTCTCGCGGCGCGCGGCGACGTGCCGCCTCGGGCGGTGGGCGCGGCGCCGACGGCCGGGCCGGCGGCGGACTGGAATACGGTCGGATCGCCGCGCTCATCGAGCAGCGCCTGCCGCTGGCCCCTCGCTACCGCCAGAAGGTCGTCCAGGTGCCCGGCAGGCTGGCGCGGCCCGTGTGGGTCGACGACCCGGACTTCGACCTCGACTATCACCTGCGCCGATCCGCGCTGCCCAGGCCTGGCAGCGACGAACAGCTCGCCGACCTCGTCGCCCGACTGATGTCCCGGCCGCTCGACCACTCCCGCCCGCTGTGGGAGGCCTACGTCGTCGAAGGCCTGAGCGGCGATCGCGTCGCCCTGATCACCAAGACCCATAACGCGATGGTCGACGGCATCGCGGGCTTCGACATCGGGCAGGTCATCCTCGACGACGCCCCCACGGTGCCCCGCATCGGCGATGAGCTGTGGATGCCGGAACCCGAACCGGGCCCCGTGCAGCTCGTTCTGGACGCCGCCACCGAGGCGGTCCGCAGGCCCGGAGAGATCGTCGAGAACGTGCGGGTCGCCGCGATGGACGTGGCCGCCACCCTGCGCGACGTCACCCAGGCGTTCGGCGGCCTCGCCTCGGCGGTCCGCACCGCCGCGCGTCCGACCGCGCAGGGCCCGCTCAACGTCAGCATCAGCATCCAGCGCCGTTACGCCGTCACCAGGACACGCCTCGCCGACTACCGCAGGATTCGTCGGGCGCACGGTGGCACGGTCAACGACGTCATCCTCGCCGTCATCGCCGGAGCACTGCGCAACTGGCTGCTCTCCCGAGGCGAGGTCGTCACCGCGTCCAGCACCATCAGGGCGATGGTCCCGGTGTCGGTGCGAGACCCGGAGACGAACCCCGACGACGCCGCCGCGCGGGAGGCCGCCCCTGGCACGGAACCGGCCGCCGAGGACGTCGCCGGGCCGGTCGCGGGCGGCAAGGTCTCGGCCTACCTCGTGGAACTCCCGGTGGGCGAGGCCAGCGCCACCCTCCGGCTGCACCACGTCGGTCATGCCATGCGGGCCCATCAGGAGTCCGGGCAGTCGGTGGCCGCCGGCGCGCTCGTCCGCCTGTCGGGATTCGCCCCGCCCACGCTGCACGCCCTCGGCGCGCGGGCCGCGAACTCGTTCTCCCGCAGACTGTTCAACGTCGTCGTCACCAACGTGCCGGGACCACAGGTGCCGTTGTATGCGGCAGGGACGAAGATGGTGGAGATGTTCCCGGTGGTGCCGCTGGCCAAGCACCAGGCCCTGTCGATCGGGGTCGGCTCGTACGACGGCGGCGTGTACTTCGGGCTCAACGGAGATCGGAATGCGATGTTCGACGTGGACGTGTTGGCAGGGATGATCGACGAATCCCTTGACGAGCTGTTGGGGACGGTGTGA
- a CDS encoding TrmH family RNA methyltransferase encodes MSDDVSPKDRFVTVYGRKPVLEALQDPALAVDKVILADNAVGAVAREILQAARLRAVPVQRATAQRVKVLAGNGRHDQGVLADVVAPRMRTLSAALAAGRDVPETVLLLDGVTTPANVGMILRTATAAGIGGVVVPRRGVATIDPLVVKASAGVAFRAPILRTATAGAAAEGLIEAGFGLYAMAADGESTLFEVELPRRVAFVLGGETHGVSPEVAELVMGRVAIPLAGGVESLNVASAAAVLSFELARRRQASRQHRAGGGG; translated from the coding sequence GTGTCTGACGATGTCTCCCCGAAGGACCGGTTCGTCACGGTCTACGGTCGAAAGCCGGTGCTCGAAGCGCTCCAAGACCCTGCCTTGGCGGTGGACAAGGTGATTCTCGCCGACAACGCCGTCGGCGCGGTGGCGCGGGAGATCCTCCAGGCGGCCCGACTGCGCGCCGTTCCGGTGCAGCGGGCCACCGCGCAGCGAGTGAAGGTCCTGGCGGGCAACGGCCGCCACGATCAAGGGGTGCTGGCCGACGTGGTCGCACCGCGCATGCGCACCCTGTCGGCGGCTCTGGCCGCCGGCCGCGACGTGCCCGAGACGGTGTTGCTGCTCGACGGGGTCACCACCCCCGCCAACGTCGGGATGATCCTGCGCACGGCGACGGCGGCGGGCATCGGCGGGGTGGTGGTGCCTCGTCGAGGGGTGGCCACGATCGATCCGCTGGTGGTGAAGGCCTCGGCGGGGGTGGCGTTCCGGGCGCCGATCCTGCGGACGGCGACGGCGGGAGCCGCGGCCGAGGGGTTGATCGAGGCCGGATTCGGGCTGTACGCGATGGCGGCGGACGGCGAGTCGACGCTCTTCGAGGTGGAGCTGCCGCGCCGGGTCGCGTTCGTGCTGGGCGGCGAGACTCACGGCGTCTCCCCCGAGGTGGCGGAGCTGGTGATGGGTCGGGTCGCGATCCCGCTGGCGGGCGGGGTGGAGTCGTTGAACGTCGCGAGCGCGGCAGCGGTGCTGAGCTTCGAGTTGGCCCGGCGGCGACAGGCCTCGCGTCAGCACCGGGCCGGTGGTGGCGGGTGA
- a CDS encoding HAD-IA family hydrolase: MTLSGLVLDFFGVLTDSDGAPAHVEPPLVAVVRSARAAGLRTALLSNAEGRRADDGLDELFDAVVISGEVGLSKPDPQIYRLTAERLGLSTVECVFVDDLRGNVTGAVLAGMVGIHHQTVPATVAELGILFDREFPASRPG; this comes from the coding sequence GTGACGCTCTCCGGACTGGTGCTCGACTTCTTCGGCGTGCTCACCGACAGCGACGGGGCTCCCGCGCATGTCGAACCGCCCCTGGTGGCCGTCGTCCGATCGGCCCGCGCCGCCGGCCTGCGCACCGCGCTGCTGTCCAACGCGGAGGGCCGCCGCGCCGACGACGGGCTCGACGAACTGTTCGACGCGGTGGTCATCTCCGGCGAGGTAGGACTGAGCAAGCCCGACCCGCAGATCTACCGACTCACCGCCGAACGGCTCGGGCTGTCCACGGTCGAGTGCGTCTTCGTGGACGACCTGCGTGGCAACGTCACGGGCGCCGTCCTCGCGGGCATGGTCGGCATCCACCACCAGACCGTCCCGGCCACCGTCGCCGAGCTGGGCATCCTGTTCGACCGCGAGTTCCCGGCGTCGCGGCCGGGCTAG
- a CDS encoding Rv3235 family protein, with protein sequence MSALLSPTSVGTGPDTAAAPPEAGALDQPVFAGLTVSRLLDGARAARPPGASGVGSAVGVGSAAEAEGLDTTRPGTASLRAVSVPIVADHAVPTSAAASSAVARPAASGDPRPPRGGPHPWRAATVRRSSQRPGPRPRRAMPSMAGPVNSVQVQTTTAPIWARFAAPVSAPSGPIPIVRRLASVRTSDVRRDLPSSGAQAPVAIPEPPSRAPAAHRIARQSLHALVEILDGRRSRLQLGRLLVPDLHYLIAPRARHGPSTHPPSRLLRVHAQQISETVIESTAPVWGRDRAFAVALRLELRGTRWLGTALQVLRPRGPTVR encoded by the coding sequence ATGAGCGCGTTGCTGTCCCCCACGTCCGTCGGCACGGGTCCCGACACCGCCGCCGCACCACCCGAGGCGGGAGCGCTGGACCAGCCGGTGTTCGCCGGGCTCACGGTGAGCAGGCTGCTCGACGGCGCCCGGGCCGCCCGCCCGCCCGGCGCGTCGGGCGTGGGATCTGCCGTAGGCGTGGGATCTGCCGCGGAGGCGGAAGGCCTGGACACGACACGTCCGGGAACAGCGAGCCTGCGGGCGGTGTCGGTCCCGATCGTCGCGGACCACGCGGTCCCGACGTCCGCCGCCGCGAGTTCCGCCGTCGCGCGCCCTGCGGCTTCCGGAGATCCGCGACCGCCCCGTGGCGGCCCTCATCCGTGGCGTGCGGCGACGGTACGTCGATCGTCGCAGCGGCCGGGGCCTCGGCCGCGCCGCGCGATGCCGAGCATGGCAGGCCCCGTCAACTCTGTTCAGGTCCAGACGACGACCGCGCCGATCTGGGCCCGATTCGCCGCACCGGTCTCGGCGCCGTCGGGGCCCATCCCCATCGTGCGCAGGCTCGCCTCGGTCCGGACGAGCGACGTGCGACGTGACCTGCCGAGCAGTGGCGCACAGGCCCCTGTCGCGATTCCGGAGCCGCCCAGCCGGGCGCCCGCCGCGCATCGCATCGCCCGCCAGTCGCTGCATGCCCTCGTGGAGATCCTGGACGGCAGGCGGTCTCGATTGCAGCTCGGGCGACTTCTCGTCCCAGATCTGCACTATCTGATCGCGCCGCGCGCCAGACACGGCCCCAGCACTCATCCGCCGAGCAGGCTGCTTCGGGTGCACGCGCAGCAGATCAGCGAGACGGTGATCGAGTCGACCGCGCCGGTGTGGGGCCGCGATCGCGCCTTCGCCGTGGCCCTGCGCCTGGAACTGCGGGGAACGAGGTGGCTCGGCACGGCACTCCAGGTCCTGCGCCCGCGAGGTCCGACCGTGCGGTGA